The following proteins are co-located in the Castanea sativa cultivar Marrone di Chiusa Pesio chromosome 8, ASM4071231v1 genome:
- the LOC142606701 gene encoding putative polyamine transporter At3g13620, with translation MQKTSSKSQDMAQELPVTTATATARATVPNAKKLTLIPLIFLIYFEVAGGPYGEEPAVQAAGPLLAIIGFMVFPFIWSVPEALVTAELSTAYPGNGGFVIWADRAFGPFWGSLMGTWKFLSGVINVAAFPVLCIDYMKQLIPALESGLPRYLAIFGSTLGLSFLNYTGLTIVGYAAVALAAISLLPFILITLIALPKIRPHRWLSLGQQGVKKDWNLFFNTLFWNLNFWDNVSTLAGEVDHPQKTFPKALFISVIFTCLAYLFPLLAVTGALSVDQTEWEAGFMAQAAELIAGKWLKIFLEVGAVLSAIGLFEAQLSSSAFQLLGMADIGSLPKFFGLRSTWFNTPWVGILLSTSISLGVSYMNFTDIISSANFLYSLSMLLEFSSFVWLRRKFPMLKRPYRVPLRLPMLVFMCLVPCAFLVVIMAVATKKVYLVSGIMTVAGIGWYFLMKLCKSKKWLKFNIDGELGAVENDQDRVVGHL, from the coding sequence ATGCAAAAAACATCCTCAAAATCACAAGACATGGCTCAAGAACTCCCTGTCACAACCGCCACAGCCACAGCGAGAGCCACGGTCCCAAACGCAAAGAAGCTAACTTTGATTCCACTCATATTTCTCATCTACTTTGAAGTAGCAGGCGGGCCTTATGGAGAGGAGCCAGCAGTTCAAGCAGCGGGACCCCTTTTGGCTATCATTGGTTTCATGGTGTTTCCATTCATATGGAGTGTCCCTGAAGCTCTTGTCACTGCAGAGCTCTCCACCGCTTATCCTGGAAACGGTGGCTTTGTTATATGGGCAGACCGTGCCTTTGGTCCGTTCTGGGGTTCACTTATGGGCACATGGAAATTCCTCAGTGGTGTTATCAATGTTGCTGCTTTCCCTGTTCTTTGCATAGACTATATGAAGCAGCTTATTCCTGCTCTTGAGTCTGGCTTGCCTAGGTACCTTGCAATTTTTGGTTCAACTTTAGGCCTTTCGTTTCTTAACTATACTGGTTTGACAATTGTTGGTTATGCTGCTGTGGCACTTGCTGCTATTTCACTTTTGCCATTTATACTCATCACCTTGATTGCACTCCCAAAGATTAGGCCTCATAGGTGGCTCAGTTTGGGACAGCAGGGTGTTAAGAAAGATTGGAACTTGTTCTTCAACACCcttttttggaatttgaatttCTGGGACAATGTTAGTACTTTGGCTGGAGAAGTTGATCACCCCCAGAAAACTTTTCCAAAAGCTCTTTTTATTTCTGTGATTTTCACCTGCTTGGCTTACTTGTTTCCACTTTTGGCTGTCACTGGGGCTCTTTCTGTGGATCAAACTGAATGGGAAGCCGGGTTTATGGCCCAGGCTGCAGAATTGATTGCTGGAAAATGGTTGAAAATCTTTCTTGAAGTTGGTGCTGTGTTATCAGCAATTGGGCTTTTTGAAGCCCAGTTAAGCAGCAGTGCTTTCCAACTTTTGGGTATGGCTGATATTGGATCTTTGCCTAAGTTTTTTGGTCTAAGGTCTACATGGTTCAATACCCCTTGGGTTGGAATTTTGTTATCAACTTCAATTTCACTAGGGGTTTCATACATGAATTTCACAGACATTATATCCTCAGCCAATTTCTTGTACAGTTTAAGCATGTTATTAGAGTTTTCTTCATTTGTATGGTTGAGAAGGAAGTTCCCAATGTTGAAGAGGCCTTACCGGGTCCCATTGAGGCTGCCGATGCTGGTGTTTATGTGCTTGGTACCATGTGCTTTTCTAGTGGTGATAATGGCTGTTGCtacaaaaaaagtttatttggtGAGTGGTATAATGACTGTTGCTGGTATTGGATGGTACTTCTTGATGAAACTTTGCAAGTCAAAGAAGTGGCTAAAATTCAACATTGATGGTGAACTTGGTGCAGTAGAAAACGACCAGGATAGGGTGGTTGGTCATTTATGA
- the LOC142607687 gene encoding uncharacterized protein LOC142607687: MESLSLKQIVSVTHHSFLRRRNPIHKQTGRFHFRILSKKSDFQDFQGYAKPFRLLPAEKVKVYTDTTAEKIFKSVNEDESQCLYKVKLGTSNLYGSSLSDLNAGILLCLIDENGNTILQRIPASLMTDHSTKSEDVVDPEILHFQRGSVDEFTFEGPNLGRVKALWISLESGQWRLGSVSLKAICGCQPSLEEQDGDDHKYFGFQYDFQTEDILLGEGSDVSMVELRPRVATKFSGVDSFAFFGKSLSQQTSFTSHGTSIEESMREYADLKISLLLYDAILIFVGTLVASFSAGENTAFAFLTGGLSGFLYLLLLQRSVDGLPVSTDPASISRKTEGTDSMFGGFRGPVLSLALVIGFSLFIVKYSSGDIPLAWSPKELVVGMMGFLACKVAVVLAALKPMRAMPMGLKIKK; encoded by the exons ATGGAGTCTCTTTCTCTAAAACAAATTGTCTCTGTAACCCATCATAGTTTCCTCAGAAGAAGAAACCCAATCCACAAACAAACTGGGCGTTTCCACTTTAgaattctctccaaaaaatcTGATTTCCaag ATTTTCAGGGCTACGCAAAACCTTTCCGTCTCTTGCCAGCCGAAAAAGTGAAAGTCTACACAGATACCACTGCAGAAAAGATTTTTAAATCTGTGAATGAGGATGAATCTCAATGTTTATACAAGGTCAAGCTCGGTACAAGTAACCTCTATGGCTCAAGTCTGAGTGACTTAAATGCTGGGATTCTCCTATGCTTGATAGATGAAAATGGTAATACCATATTACAGAGGATACCAGCCAGTTTGATGACAGATCATTCTACAAAATCAGAGGATGTGGTTGACCCAGAGATACTCCATTTCCAAAGAGGTTCTGTTGATGAGTTCACCTTTGAGGGACCTAATCTGGGAAGAGTCAAAGCTCTTTGGATAAGTCTTGAATCAG GTCAGTGGAGATTAGGAAGTGTGAGCTTGAAAGCAATTTGTGGGTGTCAACCTTCATTAGAAGAACAAGACGGAGATGATCATAAGTATTTTGGCTTCCAATATGATTTTCAAACCGAGGATATTTTGCTTGGGGAGGGAAGTGACGTATCCATGGTGGAACTTAGACCTCGCGTTGCTACAAAGTTTTCTGGGGTTGACTCATTTGCCTTCTTTGGCAAAAGCCTCTCCCAACAGACTTCATTCACGAGTCATGGGACATCAATCGAGGAAAGCATGAGAGAATATGCAGATTTGAAGATCTCTCTGCTACTTTATGATGCCATTCTGATCTTTGTCGGTACATTAGTTGCTTCATTCTCAGCTGGGGAAAATACTGCTTTTGCATTCCTAACTGGTGGTCTTAGTGGTTTCTTGTATCTGTTGCTATTACAGAGGTCCGTTGATGGTTTACCAGTTTCAACGGATCCAGCATCTATTTCCAGGAAGACAGAAGGGACTGATAGCATGTTTGGAGGATTCAGGGGTCCAGTATTGAGTCTAGCATTGGTGATTGGTTTTTCTTTATTCATAGTGAAGTATAGCTCTGGAGATATTCCCTTGGCATGGTCACCAAAAGAACTTGTGGTTGGTATGATGGGATTTCTTGCTTGTAAAGTCGCCGTGGTTTTGGCAGCATTGAAGCCCATGCGGGCCATGCCAATGGGTCTAaagataaaaaagtga